Within the Sporomusaceae bacterium genome, the region TTGCCCGGCATGCTCCCGTTGAGCCGCTGGCCGGCCCGCTGCAGTTGGTGACCAAGTGGTGCTATCCCAGGGGGGCGCACGGCAACGGCGAGTACAAAACAACGAAGCCAGACACCGACAATATGATCAAGCTGCTTAAGGACGTGATGACGGAACTCGGCTTTTGGAAGGATGATGTGCTGGTGGCCAGCGAGGTGACGGAAAAGTTTTGGGCGGAGGTGCCGGGGATTTATGTCCGGATCAGGAAGCTATGAAATCCGCAATCGCTTGCGTTTTTGAGGGAGGGTCCGCATGACTAAACATGTCAACGTCGAAAAAATTAACATCGAAAAGATCATCGATCAAGCCGTTACGAAAGCCATCAAGGCCTCCGCCATTCTCGGAATGGAAAAAGGTAAGGCTGAAGCCAAAAATGTTTTCCGCCAGACCGAAATCCGCTTATATGCTTATCCAGAGCTGCGGCGAAACATCGACAAGTATCACCGCGATATCGAAGATCTGAGGCGGGAATCGCCCGGTAGCGGGAAGTCGAAGGATATAACCTTCTTCAGCACCATTGGGGGCAATACGCGCCTGACAGCTGAGGAAATCCAGGAAGGCAGGATACTGCTAGTACAACGAAAGCTGTGGCGGGATGAGGTCGAGATTAAGGAAATCGAATACGCTCTCCAATGTGTGGTCGACGATGAATACTATCCCCTCTTGACAATGCGATATTTTGAGCGCAAAAAAGACGACGAAATCGCTAAAAAAATCATCTGTGATCCGAGCACTGTCAGGAGAAACAAAAACCGGCTAATCCGCATGATTGCTGTAAAGTTGTATGGTGCTGAGGCGGTCACCTGATGCCCAATCGCAGTGCGCAAAAAATGCCCTTGAATGATGCACATTTAGCTGATATACTCATTTCAGAATAGAAAAATTGTCAGCCGCCCGGAAATGGGCGGTTTTCTTATTGCGAAGGAATATATAACATCCTGTCGAATTGGAAGATAAAACAATTCAAAGGGGGTTGTTCTATGAGTGCTGGTCTGAGTGAAAGTAGGCTTGCGAGTATTGTCAACGGTAAGCT harbors:
- a CDS encoding RusA family crossover junction endodeoxyribonuclease — its product is MLEFFLPIIPPTKTHQEKKARVVKGKPIFYEPPELADIRQKLTAYLARHAPVEPLAGPLQLVTKWCYPRGAHGNGEYKTTKPDTDNMIKLLKDVMTELGFWKDDVLVASEVTEKFWAEVPGIYVRIRKL